In the Paenibacillus pabuli genome, one interval contains:
- a CDS encoding amino acid ABC transporter substrate-binding protein/permease: MKTTKVSFFVLSLVLLLVTGLSGWAGGADAESGTGKTYVIGTDITFAPFEFQDVNGDFVGIDMDLLDAIAKDQNFKYEIKALGFNAAVQALEANQVDGVIAGMSITDERKQKFDFSESYFESGVVMGVSANNDTVKSYEDLRGKKVAVKTGTEGYTFAESVASKYGFTIVPFDDSSQMYDDVKTGNSVACFEDFPVLAYGVKQNNGLKIVTKKEEGGSYGFAVSKGKNQELLQMFNDGLTNIKANGEYKRITETYVGENAPTTADMGRWELVQKSLPSLIKGLGNTLLYTIVSLFFAFILGLIFGFMKVGQNKFLRGVATVFVDIFRGIPLIVLAFFIYFGIPQALGFTMPLFLAAILTLSLNAGAYVTEIIRGGIQSIDRGQMEAARSLGIPYRKAMMKIVIPQAIRVMIPSFINQMVITLKDTSILSVIGLVELTQSGKIVIARTFASFDIWLTVAIMYLIVIITLTKIADHLEVKVRRG; the protein is encoded by the coding sequence ATGAAAACAACAAAGGTCTCGTTTTTTGTACTTTCGCTAGTACTGCTCCTGGTGACCGGATTATCCGGGTGGGCAGGGGGTGCTGATGCAGAATCGGGCACCGGCAAAACCTATGTCATCGGCACAGACATTACATTTGCTCCGTTTGAATTTCAGGATGTGAATGGTGATTTTGTCGGAATTGACATGGATTTGCTCGATGCCATTGCCAAAGATCAAAATTTTAAGTATGAAATTAAAGCTCTCGGATTTAACGCTGCCGTGCAGGCACTTGAGGCAAATCAGGTCGATGGTGTTATTGCGGGAATGAGTATTACTGATGAGAGAAAACAAAAGTTTGACTTTTCTGAATCATATTTCGAATCAGGTGTGGTTATGGGCGTTAGTGCCAATAACGATACCGTTAAAAGTTACGAAGACCTCAGAGGTAAAAAAGTTGCTGTGAAAACGGGAACAGAGGGATACACTTTTGCAGAGTCTGTGGCCTCGAAGTATGGCTTCACAATTGTTCCATTTGATGATTCTTCACAAATGTATGATGATGTAAAAACCGGAAACTCTGTCGCCTGTTTTGAAGATTTTCCCGTACTTGCTTATGGAGTGAAGCAGAATAACGGCCTGAAGATTGTTACCAAAAAAGAAGAAGGAGGTTCCTATGGGTTCGCCGTAAGCAAAGGGAAGAATCAGGAACTTCTTCAAATGTTCAATGATGGACTAACAAATATTAAGGCAAACGGAGAGTATAAACGCATTACTGAGACATATGTTGGTGAAAATGCTCCAACAACTGCTGATATGGGGCGCTGGGAGTTGGTTCAGAAATCCCTACCATCCCTGATCAAAGGTCTGGGTAACACGCTCTTATACACCATAGTTTCACTATTTTTCGCCTTTATTCTAGGCTTAATCTTCGGATTTATGAAAGTGGGACAAAATAAATTCCTTCGCGGTGTAGCCACTGTATTTGTGGATATATTCCGCGGGATTCCATTGATCGTTCTTGCCTTCTTTATCTATTTCGGGATTCCGCAGGCATTGGGCTTCACCATGCCATTGTTCTTGGCAGCCATTCTGACGCTAAGTCTGAATGCAGGAGCGTACGTAACCGAAATTATTCGCGGAGGTATTCAATCGATTGATCGTGGACAGATGGAAGCTGCCCGTTCACTGGGTATTCCTTATCGCAAAGCGATGATGAAGATCGTTATCCCTCAGGCCATTCGGGTTATGATTCCTTCCTTCATTAATCAGATGGTCATTACACTGAAAGATACGTCGATCTTGTCCGTTATTGGTCTGGTGGAGTTAACGCAATCGGGTAAAATTGTCATCGCAAGAACATTCGCCTCTTTTGACATCTGGCTAACCGTTGCGATCATGTATCTGATTGTCATCATCACATTGACTAAAATCGCTGACCATCTGGAGGTGAAGGTTCGCCGTGGGTAA
- a CDS encoding MDR family MFS transporter: MKHHLQQIHPLAWTIIIGTMFGRLVTSMSIPFLSIYLTRVLGASPTETGLTVAVSSLAGVLISFYGGYISDRIGRQIVMLVSVFSWAGVFFIFSSAQHLWVFFIANTLNGLCRAFFEPTSRALLSDITPSQHKLLVYNLRYAAINIGVVFGPIIGLYLGSAESTYPFVISGMVYVVYGLVLSFQFHVRRGDLPKHTETHAPSLREALATTTRDRVFLLVLIGTTFCELGFGHFGSTLAQYLTLNPNIEDGSRMFSYMFSLNAMTVLIVQYPIVQTAKKYSPIASLIVGNILIAGSLLLFGWAEGLVLLFISVILFTIGEVLLFTMMDLFIDRIAKPENKGIYFGTIGFNHLGSVVAPVFGGLLLGYFGAENGVSVFVPLALATALGLPFLWRARQHQLSRESKKVFQTSAQ; the protein is encoded by the coding sequence ATGAAGCATCATCTGCAACAAATACACCCTTTGGCCTGGACCATTATTATCGGCACCATGTTTGGACGTCTGGTGACATCCATGAGCATTCCGTTTTTATCCATCTATTTGACACGCGTATTGGGGGCTTCACCGACAGAGACGGGTTTAACCGTTGCGGTGAGTTCACTGGCCGGCGTATTGATCAGCTTCTACGGAGGATACATCTCGGATCGGATTGGTCGTCAAATAGTAATGCTGGTCTCCGTGTTTAGCTGGGCCGGCGTTTTTTTCATCTTTTCATCCGCACAGCACCTATGGGTGTTTTTCATTGCCAATACGTTAAATGGGTTATGCCGTGCATTTTTTGAGCCGACTTCACGTGCATTGTTGTCGGATATCACTCCTTCACAGCACAAGCTGCTCGTTTATAATCTGCGCTATGCTGCGATTAACATCGGTGTTGTATTTGGCCCGATCATAGGGCTTTACCTTGGGTCGGCTGAATCGACGTATCCGTTTGTCATTTCAGGAATGGTTTATGTTGTCTATGGTCTGGTCTTGTCATTTCAGTTTCACGTCAGACGCGGAGATCTTCCAAAACACACGGAGACTCATGCCCCGAGCTTAAGGGAAGCTTTGGCTACAACTACCAGAGATCGGGTATTCCTGCTGGTCCTCATTGGAACAACCTTTTGTGAACTCGGATTTGGGCATTTTGGTTCAACGTTAGCTCAGTATCTGACCCTGAATCCGAATATCGAGGACGGAAGCCGGATGTTCTCATACATGTTCTCCCTGAACGCCATGACGGTACTGATCGTCCAATATCCGATTGTACAAACGGCAAAAAAATATTCGCCGATTGCCTCTCTTATCGTTGGCAATATCCTTATCGCTGGAAGCTTGCTGCTGTTCGGTTGGGCAGAAGGTCTGGTGCTTTTGTTCATCAGCGTCATTCTGTTTACGATTGGGGAAGTGCTGCTTTTTACCATGATGGACCTGTTCATTGATCGGATTGCTAAACCTGAGAATAAGGGCATATATTTTGGAACCATAGGCTTTAATCATTTGGGCAGTGTGGTAGCCCCTGTTTTTGGAGGTTTGCTTCTTGGCTATTTTGGGGCAGAGAATGGGGTTTCCGTCTTTGTTCCGCTGGCACTCGCAACTGCGCTCGGTCTTCCTTTTCTTTGGAGGGCACGTCAGCATCAATTATCAAGAGAGAGTAAGAAAGTGTTTCAAACGAGTGCTCAATAA
- a CDS encoding ABC transporter substrate-binding protein, translated as MDTSITHYLRLVTSEQLSLKVNEPAAITIESLSAELFCTPRNVKFILRKLEAAGFIHWQPGVGRGHRSTLTLLISMEEVMENHFLDLINGGKMKEAVELIGTLEPLDTNGMIRQKLLRLLNQQMGFQSHTETTSGQDTLRMMRSRRLGNLDPASVYTAFETYLLSQICNTLITLDAQSGSFQPSLAHTWECSEDHKMWVFYLRKGVRFHHGRTMTSADVQATWQRLQEVKSPTLWLYRDIEHTELDGDYCIRFYLHRPNRFFLHLFSCIPMTILPYDIDSSKQLVGTGPFQISEQHNEVLVLRAFDNYYGLRPLLDQVYIWFVPDLGSQDRYYELQGTERLKMSPDEEATKDIDYPALGCQYLLFNFQKPGIHHHPNFRQALRIVYDSAALVAELGGNLITPASSFLPWKSAQQHWSEASLDHARELLVSSGYQGEPLLLSCTINKDMRVAHWIQQRGAAIGLHIELAASIDNLQPEETTFADLIMAEEILEQDWQYGMIHYFKTLSNQFNVCMSSDHMALLDDKLDRFTQLDEPDRITLLDEAEELLRSNCWILHGAHVNKRAQLNQSLSGLQTSDFGFMDISKIWIKP; from the coding sequence ATGGATACATCCATCACACACTACCTTCGGCTTGTCACATCAGAACAGCTGTCCCTTAAAGTGAATGAGCCTGCTGCGATAACGATTGAAAGCCTTTCGGCCGAGCTATTCTGTACACCACGTAACGTAAAATTCATTTTACGCAAGCTGGAAGCTGCGGGCTTCATTCATTGGCAGCCTGGCGTTGGCAGGGGACATCGTTCCACGTTGACGCTCCTAATCAGTATGGAGGAAGTAATGGAAAATCATTTTCTTGACTTAATAAACGGTGGCAAAATGAAGGAAGCCGTTGAACTCATCGGTACGCTGGAACCTCTGGACACGAATGGCATGATCCGGCAGAAACTGCTGCGTTTGTTAAACCAACAGATGGGTTTTCAAAGCCATACGGAAACAACCTCAGGTCAGGATACGCTCCGAATGATGCGATCACGCCGCCTGGGCAATCTGGACCCGGCCTCAGTCTACACTGCATTTGAAACTTATTTGCTTAGTCAGATTTGCAATACACTCATTACCTTGGATGCTCAGTCCGGTTCCTTTCAGCCAAGTCTTGCGCATACATGGGAATGCAGCGAGGACCACAAAATGTGGGTCTTTTATCTGCGTAAGGGCGTACGGTTTCATCACGGGCGTACAATGACTTCTGCAGATGTGCAGGCAACGTGGCAGCGGCTGCAAGAGGTTAAAAGCCCTACGCTATGGCTGTACCGGGATATTGAGCACACCGAGTTAGACGGTGATTATTGCATCCGTTTTTATCTCCATCGTCCCAATCGGTTTTTTCTGCACCTGTTTAGTTGCATTCCTATGACGATTCTTCCCTATGACATCGACAGTTCCAAACAACTGGTTGGTACTGGCCCTTTCCAGATCAGTGAACAACATAATGAGGTGCTGGTACTTCGTGCATTTGACAACTATTATGGGCTTCGTCCACTCCTCGATCAGGTATATATCTGGTTTGTGCCGGACTTGGGCAGCCAGGACCGATATTATGAACTGCAAGGAACCGAACGCTTGAAGATGTCTCCGGACGAAGAAGCGACGAAAGATATTGACTACCCTGCACTTGGATGCCAGTATCTACTGTTTAACTTCCAAAAGCCAGGCATCCATCATCATCCCAATTTTCGGCAAGCACTGAGAATAGTGTATGACTCTGCAGCTCTTGTAGCTGAACTGGGCGGTAATCTGATCACACCCGCAAGCAGCTTTCTTCCGTGGAAAAGTGCACAGCAACATTGGTCAGAAGCGTCGCTTGATCATGCACGCGAGTTGCTGGTCAGCAGCGGGTATCAGGGGGAACCCCTCCTTCTGTCTTGTACCATTAATAAGGATATGCGGGTTGCCCATTGGATACAGCAACGTGGAGCTGCTATTGGGCTGCATATTGAGTTAGCAGCTTCAATCGACAATCTCCAGCCTGAGGAGACAACATTTGCGGACTTGATCATGGCGGAGGAAATTTTGGAGCAAGATTGGCAATACGGAATGATTCACTATTTCAAAACGTTGTCCAACCAGTTCAATGTCTGCATGTCCTCCGACCACATGGCCCTTCTGGATGACAAGTTAGATCGTTTTACACAATTGGATGAACCTGACCGGATCACTCTGCTGGATGAAGCTGAAGAATTACTCCGCAGCAACTGCTGGATTTTGCATGGGGCTCATGTCAACAAAAGGGCTCAGCTCAATCAGAGCCTTTCAGGTCTGCAAACGTCCGACTTCGGTTTTATGGACATTTCAAAGATATGGATTAAACCATAA
- a CDS encoding ABC transporter ATP-binding protein, with product MLKQCLFQLKWWIFVYIALGWVIQLFSSLGIFFFQKILDTAIQVNRMDEMIHLIMIYGALLVGTVVLNYVDEYPSVYLSKRLTEQLKIMALDKIAKIDYQAYQNVGTGQMIKVIENGAEAGNEIIYGFYLKTLHELLPTIMFSLLFISFYDPRIMIIIAAGYVVVFGVTNLILKFLYRMKSTILNEQETISRYSIRGFMELVVFRTNKRYEKEMAKLSASARLMINKSAQLRMVHEAFFAIFEVFITVIKIVMLFFGVNSVITGDSSIGVIVALFLFIEKIYSPIAIFNVLFVDYRLNQVTYKRFEAFIQAPEDRNLDHGHEVPGLKGNIEFHNVSFGYGQYSILNDISLTIPQGSSVALVGMSGGGKSTMIKLLIGLVKKNSGKLLVDGVDIDELKLNSYYDHISYLSQETPIFDATIRDNICFDQPVSDTVLYELLDKVHLKNTILKWPEGLNTLVGERGVKLSGGERQRLAFARILFQRRNVLILDEPVSALDNITEKSIMETILKEFSGKTVIIVAHRLNFIRQVDQIVVMDQGRIAGYGPFDKLIQDCEPFRELWQRKDVDQALHHVD from the coding sequence GTGTTAAAACAATGTTTATTTCAATTAAAATGGTGGATTTTCGTATACATTGCCTTAGGCTGGGTGATTCAGCTATTCAGCAGCCTGGGGATTTTCTTTTTCCAGAAGATATTGGATACGGCGATACAGGTAAACCGGATGGACGAGATGATCCACTTGATCATGATCTACGGAGCACTTCTTGTGGGGACGGTCGTTCTGAACTATGTGGATGAGTATCCAAGCGTATATCTGTCCAAGCGGTTGACCGAGCAATTAAAAATCATGGCACTAGACAAAATAGCAAAAATTGATTATCAGGCTTATCAAAACGTGGGAACCGGACAGATGATTAAAGTCATTGAAAACGGCGCGGAAGCAGGGAATGAGATCATTTATGGTTTTTACCTCAAAACACTGCATGAACTCCTGCCGACGATTATGTTCAGTCTGCTGTTTATCAGCTTTTACGATCCACGAATTATGATTATTATTGCCGCTGGCTATGTCGTTGTATTTGGCGTAACCAATCTGATACTTAAATTTCTATACCGAATGAAATCAACCATTCTGAACGAACAGGAGACCATCTCCAGATACTCCATACGCGGATTCATGGAACTGGTCGTATTCCGGACAAACAAACGATATGAGAAGGAAATGGCCAAACTCAGCGCATCAGCACGCCTGATGATTAACAAAAGCGCGCAGCTGCGAATGGTTCATGAAGCCTTTTTTGCAATATTCGAGGTGTTCATCACCGTTATTAAGATTGTGATGCTGTTCTTTGGGGTTAACAGCGTCATTACAGGAGACTCCTCCATTGGCGTGATTGTGGCATTGTTTCTTTTTATTGAAAAGATTTACTCACCTATCGCCATATTTAATGTGCTGTTCGTAGACTATCGGTTGAATCAAGTAACTTATAAGCGGTTTGAAGCGTTCATTCAAGCTCCGGAGGACCGCAATCTGGATCATGGTCATGAAGTGCCGGGGCTCAAGGGGAATATCGAATTTCACAACGTCTCGTTCGGTTACGGTCAATACAGTATCTTAAATGATATCTCTCTGACCATTCCCCAAGGGTCTTCCGTGGCGCTGGTTGGCATGAGTGGAGGCGGAAAATCAACGATGATCAAGCTGTTGATCGGCCTGGTGAAAAAGAACAGCGGTAAGCTGCTTGTGGATGGCGTTGATATCGATGAGTTGAAGCTGAACAGTTACTATGACCATATCTCTTATTTGTCACAGGAGACGCCAATCTTCGATGCGACCATCCGTGACAATATTTGTTTTGATCAACCGGTCTCGGATACAGTTCTCTATGAATTATTGGATAAGGTTCATCTTAAAAATACAATTCTGAAATGGCCAGAGGGATTAAACACACTTGTTGGCGAGAGAGGGGTGAAGTTGTCCGGCGGGGAACGTCAGCGGCTTGCCTTTGCCCGAATCCTATTTCAGCGAAGAAACGTGTTGATTCTGGACGAACCGGTGTCGGCTCTGGACAATATTACGGAGAAAAGCATCATGGAAACGATCCTGAAAGAGTTCAGCGGTAAAACGGTCATTATCGTCGCACATCGATTGAACTTCATCCGGCAAGTCGATCAGATCGTCGTCATGGACCAAGGAAGAATTGCCGGTTACGGGCCTTTCGATAAACTGATTCAGGACTGCGAACCATTCCGGGAGCTGTGGCAAAGAAAGGACGTCGACCAGGCTTTACACCATGTTGATTAA
- a CDS encoding undecaprenyl-diphosphate phosphatase, with protein MEDIILWLKYLFLGVVQGATEPIPVSSSGHLIIAQRLMGMKQNGLSFEILTNTASLIAIVFIFREDIKKLIVGAVQYLRTRDQQYRAEFMFVLYIIIGTIPAALAAVLFKDRIEEIFASVHTVSIALLVTGVALWLIRNLRGRKRDGDLSTKDAILVGLAQAVALIPGISRSGATVIASIAVGMKQETALRFSFMLYIPISLGGLVLGASDIANDPNRAQLAIPYLIAFITTLVVTYFSMRWFMGIMAKGNLKYFSYYCFIAGTLLLIFM; from the coding sequence ATGGAAGACATTATTCTGTGGTTAAAGTATTTGTTTTTGGGTGTGGTTCAAGGTGCGACAGAGCCCATTCCTGTTTCTTCAAGCGGACATTTAATCATTGCACAGCGGCTGATGGGGATGAAACAAAACGGATTATCGTTCGAAATTCTAACAAATACAGCCTCACTTATAGCTATCGTTTTTATCTTTCGTGAAGATATCAAAAAGCTGATTGTTGGCGCAGTTCAATACCTTCGTACACGTGACCAACAATACAGGGCAGAATTTATGTTTGTGCTATACATCATCATTGGAACGATTCCCGCAGCGCTCGCTGCAGTGCTGTTCAAGGACCGGATTGAAGAGATTTTCGCTTCCGTACATACCGTCTCAATTGCCCTATTGGTTACAGGTGTAGCACTATGGCTTATTCGCAATCTGCGCGGCCGTAAACGCGATGGGGATCTATCTACAAAAGATGCGATTCTGGTTGGACTGGCTCAAGCGGTTGCCCTTATACCGGGGATCAGCCGTTCCGGAGCCACCGTAATAGCTTCCATAGCGGTTGGCATGAAACAAGAAACAGCTCTGAGATTTTCCTTTATGCTCTATATCCCGATAAGCTTGGGGGGATTGGTTTTAGGCGCATCCGACATTGCAAATGATCCCAATCGGGCTCAGTTAGCCATCCCTTATCTTATTGCCTTTATAACGACACTCGTAGTCACGTATTTCTCAATGAGATGGTTCATGGGCATTATGGCCAAAGGGAATTTGAAATATTTCTCCTATTACTGTTTTATTGCCGGCACATTGTTGCTCATCTTTATGTAA